TTCGCCGCAACTTCAACGGTGTCTGGCATTGGGAAGAACGCGTCCGATCCCATCACGCTGCCCTTTGCCTTCGATCCCGCCTGTTCCACCGCGATTTTCGCTGCCCCGACACGGTTCATCTGGCCCGCACCGACCCCGAGCGTCTGAACGGCATTCGTGAGCACGATGGCGTTCGATTTGACAAACTGAACCGCACGCCAAGCAAACCGGAGGGCATTCAGCTCATCTTCTGTCGGTTGACGTTTCGTGACAACTTTCCATGTGACCGGCGTAAAACCTTGGTCGACCTCTTGCACTAAGAAGCCCCCGGACACGCGTCTCCACGTAGTGGCACCTGTCTTCCAGAGGGGTTGACTCATATCCACAGTGAGCAGGCGAAGATTCTTCTTTTTACTGAGGATGGACTTCGCGTCGTCCGTAAATGACGGCGCGATGATGATCTCAAGGAACAGCTTGGCCAATCGATCCGCCAGCGGACCATCCACCTCGCGGTTCAACGCGACAATGCCGCCAAAAATGGATACCGGATCTGCTTCCTGTGCCCTGGTATACGCTTCTTCAATTGTTGAACCCAAACCGATGCCGCAGGGATTCATGTGTTTCACAGCGACAACAGTCGGCTGGCCAAAGTCGTCGAAGCCGCGAAGAATATTGAGTGCGGCGTCAGCGTCTTGAATGTTGTTGTACGACAACTCCTTGCCTTGAAGCTGCACAGCTCGGGCAATGGTGGCAGTCGTCGCATTCGGTTCCATATAGAAGTGTGCCTGTTGATGAGGATTTTCGCCATAACGCAGGGACTGTCGACTCACCCCCTCCATCATCATGACACCAGGCCAATCACCCGCTTCCTCCGCCGTTTCTGCATTCTGAGCCGAAGCCGGCTTTGCGAGATATTCCGCAACGAGATAGTCGTAGTGCGCCGTTGTGCGAAATACTTTGGCCGCAAAAGCGCGACGGAATGCACTGTCCACTCGGTTTTCGCGCAGGGCGGAAATGACGGGTGTGTAATCGGCGGGATCGACAACGGGAAGGACGAACTGATGGTTCTTGGCGGCGGATCGCAACATCGATGGACCGCCGATGTCGATCATCTCAATCGCAAGCTCATCCGCCACATCTGGGCGTTTGGTGGTTTCTTCGAAGGGGTAGAGGTTGACGACGACGAGATCGATACATTCAATATCGAGCCGATCCAATTGTGCCATGTGCCGTTCATTGTCGCGGCGAGCCAACAGCCCTCCGTGAATTTTCGGATGCAATGTCTTGACACGCCCGTCCAAAATCTCTTCAAACCCTGTGTACGATTCGACTGTCGTGACAGACAGACCATTCTCCGTCAGGTGCCGCGCTGTGTTTCCCGTGGAGAGAATACTGTAACCCAGTTCCTGCAGTGCTTGACAGAAGGGGATGATGCCTTCCTTGTTAAACACGCTGACCAGTGCCCACTTTTTCACGAATTCATCTCACTCCTTAAGGTCCCGAAGCACCCGTTGGTCATCGACGTCGATGCGACGTGGCGACAATCGATACTCGGACACCCTTTTATGTATTGTCCGAGGGAACGCTTCCGTCCCCACCGGTCGATTCACTCTGTAAACGTAACAACTTGGTCTCCCTCGACCACTCGGCCGATACGGTAAACCGTCTCTCCGAGCTCCGTGAGTGCAGTGGTGACGGCATACGCCTCACCCTCCGGCACAACGAGGACATACCCGATGCCCATATTCCAGACGCGCGCGGCTTCAGGGAAGGCCATACCACTGCGACCGAGCAACCACTGGAAGACGTTTGGCAGCGGCCAAGCGTTTCTGTCGATCTCGACCGCCGTTCCACCCGGCAGCACACGCGGAATGTTTTCGTTCAATCCGCCACCGGTAATATGCGCCATTGCATGCACCGGTAAGCGTCGTTCGAGGAGAGAGAGGATAGAACGAACGTAGATGCGCGTCGGCCGCAGAAGTGTTTCAGCAACCGTTTCGTTTTCGCCCGGAAATGGGTCTGTCCACTGTAAACCGGCGTCCGTCACCAATTTGCGCACGAGGCTGTAACCGTTGCTGTGCGGACCCGTCGACGCGAGACCGAGCACCACATCACCGGGGCGAACATTCGCGCCGTCAATCATCTGACTCCGATTGACAACCCCGACGGCAAAGCCAGCTACGTCGTACTCACCACCCGCGTACATGCCGGGCATTTCGGCTGTTTCACCGCCGACCAGTGCCGCACCAGCCATTTCGCATCCCGCCGCAATACCGGCGACAACCGCTTCCGCCACATCCACGTCCAGTTTGCCTGTCGCAAGGTAGTCGAGAAAATACAGCGGCTCGGCACCGATTGTTAAGATGTCGTTCACGCACATCGCCACACAATCGATCCCGATGGTGTCATGTTTGTCTGCCGCAAACGCCACTTTCAACTTCGTGCCCACGCCGTCCGTTCCCGAGACGAGGACGGGTTCTGGGAAGCGAGTCAGATCCAGTGCGAATCCGCTGGCAAAACCACCGATTTGGCCCAGGACCTCGGGCCGCTTGGTTCGCTGCGACAAGGCCTTGTATCGCGAGGCTGCTTCGTTGCCGGCCGCGATATCGACGCCGGCATCTTTGTACAAATCCATTCGCTCAACCTCCCACGTGCACGAGTTCGTGATGCGCCTCTTTCAGCCCGGAGTCAACTAACTCAGTCGGATAATTGCGGGTAAAGCACGCGTTGCAAAACGGAACATTCGTCGTACCGGAAAAACCGAACCCTTCCATGAGTTCATCCACCGTGAGAAACGCCAAGCTGTCTGCCTCTATCATCCCGCAAATCTCCCCGACATCATGCGTCGATGCGATGAGTTGGTCGGCCGTCGCCGTGTCGATCCCGTAATGGCACGGACTCACGTACGGCGGACTGGAAATGCGAACGTGTACTTCCGATGCGCCGGCGGATCGAAGAAGTTGCACGATCCGCCGCGAAGTCGTCCCCCGCACGATAGAGTCGTCGATGAGCACGACCCGCTTGCCTTCGACAATGGATCGCACGGCATTGAGCTTTAGTCGAACACCCGTGTCACGCAACTCTTGTGAAGGTTGAATAAACGTACGGGCGATATACTTGTTCTTGATGAGACCCATTTCGTACGGAATCCGGCTTTCTTCCGCATAACCAGCGGCTGCCGAGATACTGGAGTCGGGAACGCCAATGACAATGTCGCCATCCGCAGGATGAAGCTTCGCGAGGATTCTGCCCAGGCGTTTGCGAACCGTGTGCACGTTCCAGCCATCCACGTCGCTGTCAGGCCGCGCAAAGTACACGTGTTCAAACGTGCACATCCGACGCTGACGGCGAACTGCAAAGCGACGAGATGACATACCGTCTGGTCCGATGTGGATCAGTTCGCCCGGCTCGACGTCGCGCACGAGCGTTGCACCGATGGTCTCCAAAGCGCACGACTCGGACGCCACGACGTATGCGTCGCCGAGCTGTCCCAAAACCATGGGGCGGAGGCCGAGCGGATCGCGAACGGCGATCAGTTCGTCATTGCCCAGAATAACGACTGCAAAGCCTCCCGTGATTTGCTTCGCAGCCGCTTCAACAGCGTCCGCCAAGCTGTCAGCGTTCGCCTTGGCGATGAGGTGCGCGATGACTTCCGTGTCAGTCGTCGTCTGGAAGAGACTTCCTTCCTGTTCAAGCCGGATGCGAAGCCACTTCGCGTTGACGAGATTCCCGTTGTGGGCGATGGCGAAATTGCGGGTATGGGTGCTCAGCGTGATCGGCTGAGCGTTTTGAATGGTGTTCGCCCCCGCCGTGGAATAGCGCACGTGCCCAATTGCCGCATGTCCGTTTAGGTTCTCCAGTTCACCCTGTTTGAACACGTCAGCCAAAAGCCCAAGCCCTTTGTGGCTGTACATCCGGTTGCCGTCTGTCGACGCGATGCCGGCTGCTTCTTGACCCCTGTGCTGCAATGCCACGAGCCCGTAATACGTCAGCGCAGAAGACTTACTGTGCGCATAGATTCCGAAGACGCCGCACTCTTCTTGCGGACGATCCGGCCGATTGTCCACCGTTTCCATTTGCATGTTGTCCACAAAGGCTCTCCCCTTCCGACAGTCTCAGTTCGCGACGGTGGTCAGCGCATTCGACGCAAGTTTTTCTGGAATCGATTGCTCAAACCGTTCCCGCAAATGCTGCAAACTCATTTTAGCGACGACATTTCCACCTTGCGCAACCGTGATGTGGTCGCCGGACAGCTGACCGAGGCGCGCCACTGGTACGCCATACCTTTCTGCACGAGCGATAAGCTCCGGCGCCATGTTTTCGGCCACCGCGACGACAATGCGCCCTTGCGCTTCGGAAAACAGCCACCCGGTAGCGTTGATTTTGTCTGCAAGCGTGATGGAAATCCCGTTACCGCACCCGAGACATACCTCGGCCACCGTGACTGCCAGCCCACCTTCGCTCACATCGTGTGCAGACTCCAGGATGTCGTCCTGGGCCAGTTCCAACATCAAGCTGTGCAGTGCTGCTTCTTCGTTCAAGTTGACGTACGGTCCGTCCCCGACGGGCCGACCGCATGCCATTTCAGCGTAAAGCGTTCCGTCCAAGGAATCGTCCTCGCGTCCCAACAAGAACAACTGTGTATCCTTTACCGCGGCAGGCGCACTTGGCACCCGATGCCCGATCCCGCTAATCACCCCAACCGCCCCAACAACAGGCGTTGGCTGGATATCGACGCCGCTCGATTGGTTGTACAAGCTCACGTTTCCGCTCACGACCGGAGCTCCGAGCTTTTCACAAGCCGCCGCCATACCGTCGACGGCATCGCTCAACTGGCGCATGATCTCTGGCTTCTCCGGATTTCCGAAGTTGAGACAGTTCGTGATAGCGAGTGGCTTCGCACCGACGGTCGCAAGGTTCCGCACCGCTTCCGCCACGGCGATTTGCCCCCCGCGATACGGATTCAAGTAGACGTATCGACTGTTTCCGTCCGTCGTCATGGCAATTGCCTTGTCTTGCCCGGGCACTTTTACGAGGGCCGCGTCGTGCCCCGGTCCGAAAACGGTTGACGTTCGCACGGAAGAATCGTACTGACGGTAAACCCAGCTCTTGTCCGCAACACTCGGATGCGCCATTAACTCCAACCACGACTCCAATATCGAGTTTGCAAATGCGGACGGGATCGCCGTGCTGGTCTGCGCATCCGCGTTGCCGAGGGACCGCTCATAAACAGGCGCTTCATCAACCAGCGCGCTGACCGGCATCTCAGCGACCACTTCGCCCTTCCAGAACAGGCGAAGATAGCCGTCGTCGGTCACACGGCCCACGTTCGCCACTTCGAGTCCAAACCGGCGGAAGATCTCGAACGCTACATCTTCGTGCCCACGCTCCAAGACAACGAGCATTCGTTCTTGCGATTCGGACAGCATCATCTCATACGGGGTCATGCCTGTTTCGCGAACGGGCACATCATCGAGAATCATCTCGATCCCGCCCCCAGCCCGACTCGCCATCTCCGCCGAAGACGATGTCAGACCCGCAGCACCCATGTCTTGAATGCCGACGACCGCACCCGACGCGATGAGTTCAAGGCAAGCCTCCATAAGCAGCTTGCCGAGGAAGGGATCGCCAACTTGGACGGCGGATCGTTCTTTGGCATGTGGGTCTTCCGCCGAAGCAAACGTCGCCCCGTGAATTCCATCACGACCCGTGCGGGCACCCACGACGAACACCGGGTTGCCGACGCCGCTGGCCGTCCCGCGCATGATCTCGTCCGCTGGCAGGATGCCAACACACATCGCGTTGACGAGTGGATTGTCGCGGTACGTGGGACTAAACTGAACCTCTCCACCGACCGTCGGGATACCTACGCAGTTCCCGTAGCCCCCGATGCCAGCAACCACCTGTTCGAACAGATACCGTGTTCGCGCATCGTCGAGGGGGCCAAAGCGAAGGCTGTTCAGAAACGCGATAGGGCGTGCACCCATGGTAAAGATGTCTCGCAGAATGCCCCCTACGCCTGTTGCAGCCCCTTGGTACGGCTCCACCGCCGACGGGTGATTGTGACTCTCCATTTTGAAGGCAACGGCCAGTCCATCGCCGATGTCGACGACGCCTGCATTTTCACCAGGTCCTTGCAAAACCTGCGGACCGGTTGTGGGGAATCGGCGAAGATGGACCTTGGAACTTTTATAACTGCAGTGCTCCGACCAGAGAACACCAAATATGCCTGTTTCGACGTAGTTCGGGAGACGACCTAGCTTCGCGGACACTTGGTCATATTCAGCTTCAGTCAGACCAAGCTTCAAATAGATTCGCTCGTCGCGAATTTGTTCAGCGGTTGGCTGTTGCAAGATGGGCACCCTCCTCTACGTAGCGATGCATCGACAAAAACAAACGGCGTCCATCTTCGGATCCCATGAACTCCGTCACAGCCCGTTCCGGGTGCGGCATGAGTCCGAGAATGGTATTCGATGGGCTGATGACACCCGCAATATCTTCTATCGATCCGTTTGGATTCGCAGCATACCGAAAAGCAATTCGAGAAGTCTTCTCAAGGTCAGCAAGTTGAGTGGAGTC
This is a stretch of genomic DNA from Alicyclobacillus dauci. It encodes these proteins:
- the purH gene encoding bifunctional phosphoribosylaminoimidazolecarboxamide formyltransferase/IMP cyclohydrolase; translation: MKKWALVSVFNKEGIIPFCQALQELGYSILSTGNTARHLTENGLSVTTVESYTGFEEILDGRVKTLHPKIHGGLLARRDNERHMAQLDRLDIECIDLVVVNLYPFEETTKRPDVADELAIEMIDIGGPSMLRSAAKNHQFVLPVVDPADYTPVISALRENRVDSAFRRAFAAKVFRTTAHYDYLVAEYLAKPASAQNAETAEEAGDWPGVMMMEGVSRQSLRYGENPHQQAHFYMEPNATTATIARAVQLQGKELSYNNIQDADAALNILRGFDDFGQPTVVAVKHMNPCGIGLGSTIEEAYTRAQEADPVSIFGGIVALNREVDGPLADRLAKLFLEIIIAPSFTDDAKSILSKKKNLRLLTVDMSQPLWKTGATTWRRVSGGFLVQEVDQGFTPVTWKVVTKRQPTEDELNALRFAWRAVQFVKSNAIVLTNAVQTLGVGAGQMNRVGAAKIAVEQAGSKAKGSVMGSDAFFPMPDTVEVAAKAGVTAIVQPGGSLRDEESVKAADEYGIAMIMTGQRHFYH
- the purM gene encoding phosphoribosylformylglycinamidine cyclo-ligase, whose protein sequence is MDLYKDAGVDIAAGNEAASRYKALSQRTKRPEVLGQIGGFASGFALDLTRFPEPVLVSGTDGVGTKLKVAFAADKHDTIGIDCVAMCVNDILTIGAEPLYFLDYLATGKLDVDVAEAVVAGIAAGCEMAGAALVGGETAEMPGMYAGGEYDVAGFAVGVVNRSQMIDGANVRPGDVVLGLASTGPHSNGYSLVRKLVTDAGLQWTDPFPGENETVAETLLRPTRIYVRSILSLLERRLPVHAMAHITGGGLNENIPRVLPGGTAVEIDRNAWPLPNVFQWLLGRSGMAFPEAARVWNMGIGYVLVVPEGEAYAVTTALTELGETVYRIGRVVEGDQVVTFTE
- the purF gene encoding amidophosphoribosyltransferase, which gives rise to MQMETVDNRPDRPQEECGVFGIYAHSKSSALTYYGLVALQHRGQEAAGIASTDGNRMYSHKGLGLLADVFKQGELENLNGHAAIGHVRYSTAGANTIQNAQPITLSTHTRNFAIAHNGNLVNAKWLRIRLEQEGSLFQTTTDTEVIAHLIAKANADSLADAVEAAAKQITGGFAVVILGNDELIAVRDPLGLRPMVLGQLGDAYVVASESCALETIGATLVRDVEPGELIHIGPDGMSSRRFAVRRQRRMCTFEHVYFARPDSDVDGWNVHTVRKRLGRILAKLHPADGDIVIGVPDSSISAAAGYAEESRIPYEMGLIKNKYIARTFIQPSQELRDTGVRLKLNAVRSIVEGKRVVLIDDSIVRGTTSRRIVQLLRSAGASEVHVRISSPPYVSPCHYGIDTATADQLIASTHDVGEICGMIEADSLAFLTVDELMEGFGFSGTTNVPFCNACFTRNYPTELVDSGLKEAHHELVHVGG
- the purL gene encoding phosphoribosylformylglycinamidine synthase subunit PurL; the protein is MQQPTAEQIRDERIYLKLGLTEAEYDQVSAKLGRLPNYVETGIFGVLWSEHCSYKSSKVHLRRFPTTGPQVLQGPGENAGVVDIGDGLAVAFKMESHNHPSAVEPYQGAATGVGGILRDIFTMGARPIAFLNSLRFGPLDDARTRYLFEQVVAGIGGYGNCVGIPTVGGEVQFSPTYRDNPLVNAMCVGILPADEIMRGTASGVGNPVFVVGARTGRDGIHGATFASAEDPHAKERSAVQVGDPFLGKLLMEACLELIASGAVVGIQDMGAAGLTSSSAEMASRAGGGIEMILDDVPVRETGMTPYEMMLSESQERMLVVLERGHEDVAFEIFRRFGLEVANVGRVTDDGYLRLFWKGEVVAEMPVSALVDEAPVYERSLGNADAQTSTAIPSAFANSILESWLELMAHPSVADKSWVYRQYDSSVRTSTVFGPGHDAALVKVPGQDKAIAMTTDGNSRYVYLNPYRGGQIAVAEAVRNLATVGAKPLAITNCLNFGNPEKPEIMRQLSDAVDGMAAACEKLGAPVVSGNVSLYNQSSGVDIQPTPVVGAVGVISGIGHRVPSAPAAVKDTQLFLLGREDDSLDGTLYAEMACGRPVGDGPYVNLNEEAALHSLMLELAQDDILESAHDVSEGGLAVTVAEVCLGCGNGISITLADKINATGWLFSEAQGRIVVAVAENMAPELIARAERYGVPVARLGQLSGDHITVAQGGNVVAKMSLQHLRERFEQSIPEKLASNALTTVAN